A single region of the Anaerostipes rhamnosivorans genome encodes:
- a CDS encoding DUF6603 domain-containing protein: MAEEAKLQAALQTRVQIAGEPFRASIVYGEDGLCLGAGWENKKYHKLSLSDMVKSLSVSLPEFLNWELELGRAGVMYKAGPKQIFMEISTTENQRLVFAAKMKEEIYSLRLYPEISCKLHDLPVMGKYLGEQDTIKVHYMQASYQKQGGLQGQCLIEARFSGIAYKFGDEEVKPPEQAIEEPKPPVPSKEEKSSIHWMELNKKIGPCFVKRVGGVFKDGAIQVCLDAGITLSVLTLTFMELSLAIKPGPKFEFRFGLKGMAVTVKKSPLMISGGLYVAKPGRLYNGELTVAFEKFSFLALGSYGLTEKTDKPSFFVYLMLDYAFGGPPCFYITGLCAGFGLNRRIRIPELSGVREFPFVAAARGTSKTLKPGTGAADALTTLSDHIEPCEGMNFLTAGIKFTSFGMVESVVIVNVEFGTKFEISLLGTSEISLPPKSADPVVYGCLNLRAVFSPDDGILLIEGAMSNDSYLFSKDARLTGGFAFYSWFKGMYAGDFVLSVGGYHPSFNRGHYPAVDRVGLNWKISEHLELIGEAYFALTPNCLMAGGKLELNYHIGKLKAWCHAFADFLIQWKPFHYDISIGVSVGASYRLDLWFIHKTFKIELGADLHLWGPEFSGTAHIKWFIISFTIHFNQGSQNEPPKLDWKTFRQEFLPDFDGGITGDLSASDVNEKNGKAVKLARLNAAAGYLGKKQIGGRACHYISARQFQLEIETAVPVNKVQMNGGVKEHKDLGLGVYPMGLSSLDALLEIHFYRYQSDGSKKECEIKETPLYKNVPRALWNPEKPDMNQDMIRDACMGISVCGGDKTGHCIPPDLGGKQRWYRLSQLLENERYECPVHYVWEPVNSIGEKDFEGDDMAETMVRNHKRKTWLLELSEYGVRTEGQIQTEHFAEHLQELLLAPVEKRKTGCREHKKEGGRLWT; encoded by the coding sequence GTGGCAGAGGAAGCAAAGCTTCAGGCAGCACTTCAAACGAGGGTACAGATCGCCGGGGAACCTTTCCGGGCGTCCATTGTCTATGGGGAAGATGGGCTTTGTCTTGGAGCTGGCTGGGAGAATAAAAAGTATCACAAGCTGAGTCTTTCGGATATGGTAAAAAGCCTGTCTGTGAGTCTGCCGGAATTTCTTAACTGGGAGCTGGAACTTGGGCGGGCTGGTGTGATGTATAAAGCCGGGCCTAAGCAGATCTTCATGGAGATCAGTACCACAGAGAATCAAAGGCTTGTGTTTGCCGCAAAAATGAAGGAAGAAATTTATAGTCTTAGATTATATCCCGAAATTTCCTGTAAGCTTCATGATCTGCCAGTGATGGGCAAATATTTAGGAGAGCAGGACACTATCAAGGTCCATTATATGCAGGCTTCCTATCAAAAACAGGGAGGGCTGCAGGGACAGTGCCTCATAGAAGCCAGATTTTCGGGAATTGCATATAAGTTTGGAGACGAGGAGGTAAAACCTCCCGAACAGGCCATTGAGGAACCAAAGCCGCCGGTTCCTTCCAAAGAAGAAAAAAGCAGTATCCACTGGATGGAACTAAACAAAAAAATCGGTCCCTGTTTTGTAAAACGAGTGGGAGGGGTATTTAAAGATGGAGCCATTCAAGTTTGTCTGGACGCAGGGATCACCCTCTCTGTTCTGACACTTACCTTCATGGAACTCTCTCTTGCCATCAAGCCGGGTCCGAAATTTGAGTTCCGATTTGGGTTAAAGGGAATGGCAGTGACCGTTAAAAAATCTCCGCTGATGATCTCCGGTGGATTGTATGTGGCAAAGCCGGGGCGGCTCTATAACGGAGAACTTACGGTAGCATTTGAGAAGTTTTCTTTTCTAGCTCTGGGTTCCTACGGGTTGACGGAAAAAACGGACAAGCCCTCCTTTTTTGTCTATCTGATGCTTGACTATGCGTTTGGGGGACCGCCGTGTTTTTATATCACGGGTCTCTGTGCAGGATTCGGACTGAACCGCAGGATCAGGATACCGGAGCTTTCCGGGGTGAGGGAGTTTCCTTTTGTGGCGGCTGCAAGAGGAACCAGCAAGACCTTAAAGCCGGGGACAGGAGCGGCGGATGCGCTTACGACCCTGAGTGACCATATAGAACCGTGTGAAGGTATGAATTTTCTCACAGCAGGAATTAAGTTTACTTCCTTTGGCATGGTGGAATCCGTGGTTATCGTCAACGTTGAATTCGGAACAAAATTTGAGATTTCCCTGCTGGGCACATCCGAGATTTCACTGCCGCCCAAAAGCGCGGATCCGGTCGTCTATGGGTGCCTGAATCTACGGGCAGTGTTCTCGCCGGACGATGGGATTCTGTTGATTGAGGGGGCTATGTCAAATGATTCCTATCTGTTTTCAAAGGACGCCAGGCTCACAGGGGGATTTGCCTTTTACTCCTGGTTCAAGGGAATGTATGCAGGAGATTTTGTACTGTCTGTAGGAGGGTATCATCCTTCTTTCAACAGAGGACATTATCCCGCCGTGGACAGGGTGGGATTAAACTGGAAGATCAGCGAGCACCTGGAACTCATCGGGGAAGCTTACTTTGCCCTGACGCCAAACTGCCTGATGGCAGGGGGAAAGCTGGAACTCAACTATCACATAGGGAAATTGAAAGCGTGGTGCCACGCCTTCGCTGACTTTTTAATCCAGTGGAAACCGTTTCACTATGATATTTCTATTGGGGTGAGCGTGGGAGCTTCTTACCGTTTGGATCTTTGGTTTATCCACAAGACTTTTAAGATTGAACTGGGAGCCGATCTGCATTTATGGGGGCCGGAATTTTCAGGGACAGCACATATTAAATGGTTTATTATTTCCTTTACGATTCACTTTAACCAGGGCAGCCAGAATGAGCCGCCCAAGCTTGACTGGAAAACGTTCCGTCAGGAGTTCCTTCCGGATTTCGACGGCGGCATTACAGGGGACCTCTCAGCTTCTGATGTAAATGAAAAGAACGGAAAAGCCGTGAAGCTTGCCAGGCTGAATGCTGCGGCTGGTTATCTCGGTAAAAAACAAATAGGAGGGAGGGCCTGTCACTATATCAGTGCCAGGCAGTTTCAGTTAGAGATTGAGACGGCTGTTCCCGTAAATAAGGTACAGATGAATGGAGGTGTAAAGGAACATAAGGATCTGGGGCTGGGAGTTTACCCGATGGGGCTTTCAAGTCTTGATGCACTGCTGGAGATTCATTTTTACCGATACCAGTCTGACGGAAGCAAAAAAGAATGTGAGATAAAGGAAACACCTCTCTATAAAAATGTTCCAAGGGCATTATGGAATCCTGAAAAACCTGACATGAACCAAGATATGATAAGAGATGCATGTATGGGAATATCCGTCTGCGGGGGAGATAAGACAGGACATTGTATACCACCGGATTTGGGAGGAAAACAAAGGTGGTACCGTTTGTCTCAGCTTTTGGAAAATGAAAGGTATGAGTGCCCTGTCCACTATGTATGGGAACCTGTAAATTCTATCGGAGAAAAAGACTTTGAAGGTGATGATATGGCGGAAACGATGGTCAGAAATCATAAGAGGAAAACCTGGCTTTTGGAATTGAGTGAATATGGGGTGAGGACAGAAGGCCAGATACAGACGGAGCATTTTGCAGAACACTTACAAGAGCTTCTTTTGGCGCCTGTGGAGAAAAGAAAAACAGGCTGCAGGGAACACAAGAAAGAAGGAGGCCGGCTATGGACGTGA